A portion of the Oryzias melastigma strain HK-1 linkage group LG1, ASM292280v2, whole genome shotgun sequence genome contains these proteins:
- the LOC112137622 gene encoding histone chaperone asf1b-B translates to MAKVQVLNVAVLDNPSPFGNPFQFEITFECMEDLAEDLEWKIIYVGSAESEEYDQVLDSVLVGPVPAGRHMFVFQADAPNTTMIPESDAVGVTVVLITCTYRGQEFIRIGYYVNNEYTDQELRENPPLKPNYSQLQRNILASNPRVTRFHINWDGSADKMEDTENVDPSPKVGGMLPPFCKPGKMPPLGLMPDNSMDCM, encoded by the exons ATGGCCAAAGTGcaagttttaaatgttgctgTACTGGACAACCCGAGCCCGTTTGGGAATCCTTTTCAATTTGAAATAACGTTTGAATGCATGGAGGACCTGGCAGAAG ATCTGGAATGGAAGATCATCTATGTTGGATCAGCTGAGAGTGAAGAATATGATCAAGTTCTGGACTCGGTTTTGGTCGGCCCGGTACCTGCTGGTAGacacatgtttgtgtttcag GCAGATGCTCCGAACACAACCATGATTCCTGAGAGTGATGCTGTGGGTGTGACCGTCGTCCTGATAACATGCACCTACCGTGGACAGGAGTTTATCCGAATCGGTTACTACGTCAACAATGAATACACAGATCAAGAGCTGCGGGAAAATCCACCTCTAAAGCCGAACTATTCTCAG CTCCAGAGGAACATTTTGGCATCAAACCCTCGTGTCACGCGATTTCACATCAACTGGGACGGTTCAGCTGACAAGATGGAAGATACGGAGAATGTAGACCCGTCCCCTAAAGTGGGTGGGATGCTCCCCCCGTTCTGTAAGCCAGGAAAGATGCCACCTCTGGGATTGATGCCAGACAACTCCATGGATTGCATGTAG
- the LOC112137426 gene encoding NADH dehydrogenase [ubiquinone] iron-sulfur protein 8, mitochondrial, which yields MAATFRLLSTVPRSGVLVGSQNVVRCFSVSHQRCGFKYVNAQEVPTDMKSITDRAAQTLLWTELFRGLGMTMSYLFREPATINYPFEKGPLSPRFRGEHALRRYPSGEERCIACKLCEAICPAQAITIEAETRADGSRRTTRYDIDMTKCIYCGFCQEACPVDAIVEGPNFEFSTETHEELLYNKEKLLNNGDKWEAEIAANIQADYLYR from the exons ATGGCTGCAACGTTTCGCCTGCTTTCCACTGTGCCGCGGTCAG GCGTCCTGGTGGGCAGCCAGAACGTTGTGAGATGCTTCAGCGTGTCCCATCAGAGGTGTGGATTCA aGTATGTCAACGCACAGGAGGTCCCCACGGATATGAAGTCCATCACAGACCGGGCAGCACAGACCCTCCTATGGACTGAACTCTTCAGAG GTCTGGGTATGACTATGAGCTACCTGTTCAGAGAACCTGCCACCATCAACTACCCCTTTGAGAAGGGCCCCCTGTCACCACGCTTCAGAGGAGAGCACGCTCTGCGCAG GTATCCATCAGGAGAAGAACGATGCATCGCCTGCAAACTGTGTGAAGCCATCTGCCCAGCTCAG GCAATTACCATAGAAGCTGAGACCCGTGCTGATGGAAGCAGGAGGACGACTCGCTACGACATCGACATGACCAAATGTATCTACTGTGGTTTCTGTCAGGAGGCGTGTCCGGTGGATGCAATTGTAGAG GGtcctaattttgagttttctaCTGAAACCCACGAGGAGCTTCTCTACAACAAGGAGAAACTCCTAAACAACGGAGACAAGTGGGAGGCTGAAATAGCTGCTAACATTCAGGCTGATTATCTGTATCGATAA